From Tripterygium wilfordii isolate XIE 37 chromosome 13, ASM1340144v1, whole genome shotgun sequence, the proteins below share one genomic window:
- the LOC120013479 gene encoding phytochrome E isoform X2, producing the protein MGIVIDVEPAPSGDPALSHADAVQSQKLAVRAISRLQSLPGGDIDVLCDKVVEEVQELTGYDRVMMYKFHDDEHGEVVSEIRRLDLEPYLGLHYPATDIPQAARFLFKQNRVRMICDCHGNAVRVIQNEELKQPLCLVNSTLRAPHGCHTQYMANMGSIASLVMAVIINGHGSSKLWGLVVCHHTSRRYVPFPLRYACEFLMQAFGLQLYMELQLASQLMEKKILRTQTLLCDLLLRDAPFGIVTQSPSIMDLVKCDGAALYYGGSCWLLGITPTETQVKDITEWLLANHGDSTGLSTDSLADAGYPGATLLGDAVCGMATARITSKDFLFWFRSHTAKEVKWGGAKDHPEDKDDAGRMHPRSSFKAFLEVVKSRSLAWEISEINAIHSLQVIMRDSFQEMEDSGSRIMDYSQKNALEMQKVTYLSSVACEMVKLIETATVPIFGVDLYGLINGWNAKVEELTGLQASEAMGKCLVKEIVHEDSRNAIENLVSRASQGEEDKSIELKLRNFSPHLQDSVVYILVNACTSRDCENNVIGVCFVGQDITSEKVVADKFIHLQGDYKAIIQSLSPLIPPIFASDENACCSEWNVAIEKITGWTREEVIGKTLPGEIFGGLCRLKGRDTLTKFMILLYGGISGQDTEKFPFGFFDRNGCYLEVFLTTSKRTDVKGNVIGCFCFLQIVGPDMQQTLEGQRLDDRDYLSKIKELAYIRQEMKNPLNGLRFTRELLETRAVSDNQKQFLETSHACERQIMTIIEELDLGRIEEGNWDLNMGEFCMGNILDAIVSQVMILMREKNLQLYHEIPGEIKMLSLYGDQIKLQLILSDFLLNIVDHAPSPGGWVEIKISPGLKLIQDGNEFICLQFRMTHPGQGIPSAVIQEMLEGGNQWTTQEGLGLSLSRKLLNRMNGHVHYVREQSKCYFQVDLQLKMRKGSKKVLQEDPSRMT; encoded by the exons ATGGGAATTGTGATTGATGTGGAGCCTGCCCCATCTGGTGATCCTGCATTGTCACATGCTGATGCTGTGCAGTCTCAGAAACTTGCTGTTAGGGCAATTTCTAGGCTGCAGTCACTCCCTGGGGGTGACATAGATGTGTTGTGTGATAAAGTTGTGGAGGAAGTTCAAGAACTTACTGGGTATGATAGGGTTATGATGTATAAGTTCCATGatgatgagcatggtgaagTTGTGTCAGAAATTAGAAGGCTTGATCTAGAACCTTACTTGGGGTTACATTATCCTGCAACAGACATCCCTCAAGCTGCGCGTTTCTTGTTCAAGCAGAATCGTGTCCGCATGATATGTGATTGCCATGGAAATGCAGTTAGAGTTATCCAAAATGAGGAATTGAAGCAACCACTTTGTTTGGTCAATTCAACCCTACGGGCGCCCCATGGATGCCACACACAGTACATGGCAAATATGGGCTCTATTGCTTCATTGGTGATGGCAGTTATTATAAACGGCCATGGGTCATCAAAGCTTTGGGGTTTGGTAGTATGCCACCACACATCTCGGCGATATGTCCCCTTCCCCCTTCGCTATGCTTGTGAATTTCTCATGCAGGCTTTTGGTTTGCAGCTTTACATGGAGCTCCAATTGGCCTCACAGCTGATGGAGAAGAAAATCCTCAGGACACAAACTTTATTGTGTGACCTGCTTCTACGAGATGCCCCATTTGGTATTGTTACTCAGTCCCCTAGCATTATGGATCTTGTGAAGTGTGATGGGGCCGCACTCTACTATGGTGGGAGTTGTTGGCTGCTGGGCATTACCCCAACTGAGACACAGGTTAAGGATATTACAGAATGGCTGCTTGCTAATCATGGGGACTCCACAGGTTTGAGTACTGATAGTTTGGCAGATGCTGGTTACCCAGGTGCCACTCTACTAGGTGATGCAGTTTGTGGTATGGCTACTGCTAGAATCACTTCAAAGGATTTCTTGTTCTGGTTCAGATCTCACACTGCAAAAGAGGTCAAATGGGGAGGGGCTAAGGATCATCCTGAGGACAAGGATGATGCTGGAAGAATGCACCCTAGATCATCATTCAAGGCTTTTCTTGAAGTGGTTAAGAGTAGAAGTTTGGCTTGGGAGATCTCAGAAATTAATGCGATTCACTCTTTGCAGGTTATAATGAGAGATTCATTTCAGGAAATGGAGGACAGTGGTTCCAGAATAATGGATTATTCTCAGAAAAATGCTTTAGAGATGCAGAAAGTTACTTATCTCAGTTCAGTGGCATGTGAAATGGTTAAACTGATCGAGACTGCAACTGTTCCAATTTTTGGGGTTGATTTGTATGGTCTTATCAATGGATGGAATGCCAAAGTTGAAGAACTGACGGGACTGCAAGCTAGTGAAGCAATGGGGAAGTGCCTGGTCAAGGAAATTGTTCATGAGGACTCACGCAATGCCATTGAAAATCTTGTATCCAGAGCTTCTCAAG GGGAGGAGGACAAAAGTATCGAGCTTAAGCTGAGAAATTTCTCGCCTCACCTGCAAGACTCGGTTGTATATATTCTAGTGAATGCCTGCACTAGTAGGGACTGTGAAAACAATGTTATTGGGGTTTGCTTTGTGGGTCAGGACATCACATCTGAGAAAGTTGTTGCGGATAAGTTTATCCACTTGCAAGGGGATTACAAAGCTATTATACAGAGTCTTAGTCCATTAATTCCACCAATATTTGCTTCTGATGAGAATGCCTGCTGTTCTGAATGGAATGTGGCAATTGAAAAGATCACAGGTTGGACAAGAGAGGAGGTGATAGGCAAAACACTTCCTGGGGAAATTTTTGGAGGTTTATGTCGTTTGAAAGGTCGAGACACCCTAACAAAATTTATGATTCTTTTATACGGAGGAATTAGCGGTCAAGATACTGAGAAGTTTCCGTTTGGCTTTTTTGATAGAAACGGTTGTTATTTGGAGGTGTTCTTAACTACAAGCAAAAGGACTGATGTGAAGGGCAATGTCATTGGGTGTTTCTGCTTCTTGCAAATTGTTGGGCCTGATATGCAGCAGACCTTAGAAGGACAGAGGCTAGACGACAGAGACTATCTTTCAAAAATTAAGGAGTTGGCTTACATTCGACAAGAGATGAAAAATCCTTTGAATGGTCTTCGGTTTACTCGTGAGCTCTTAGAAACTAGAGCTGTATCAGACAATCAGAAGCAGTTTCTAGAGACTAGTCATGCATGTGAAAGACAGATCATGACAATTATCGAGGAGCTAGATTTAGGAAGAATAGAGGAAGG CAATTGGGATCTTAACATGGGTGAATTTTGCATGGGAAATATCTTGGATGCTATTGTCAGTCAAGTCATGATCTTGATGAGGGAAAAGAACTTACAGCTTTATCATGAGATCCCAGGGGAAATCAAAATGCTATCTTTATATGGTGATCAAATTAAGCTTCAGCTAATATTGTCAGATTTCTTGCTTAACATAGTGGATCATGCACCTTCTCCCGGTGGCTGGGTTGAAATCAAGATTTCACCGGGTCTGAAGCTGATACAGGATGGGAATGAATTCATTTGCTTGCAGTTCAG AATGACTCACCCTGGTCAAGGCATTCCTTCAGCTGTTATCCAAGAAATGCTCGAAGGAGGAAACCAATGGACTACACAGGAAGGACTAGGGCTAAGCCTATCCCGCAAACTGTTGAATAGGATGAATGGCCATGTACACTATGTAAGAGAGCAGAGTAAATGTTACTTTCAAGTTGACCTTCAACTCAAAATGAGGAAAGGAAGTAAAAAGGTCCTACAAGAAGATCCAAGCAGAAtgacctaa
- the LOC120013479 gene encoding phytochrome E isoform X1 yields the protein MRPIGENKGKAAAIGQYIADAGILAEFEQSGDSGKPFDYSRSVFYSSQTVPEEQITAYLSKIQRGGLIQSFGCMIAIEEPTFKVIAYSENCSELLGFEPKEFKGLIGIDARTLFTPSSGASLTQAAASREVSLLNPICVYSRSRQKPFYAILHRIDMGIVIDVEPAPSGDPALSHADAVQSQKLAVRAISRLQSLPGGDIDVLCDKVVEEVQELTGYDRVMMYKFHDDEHGEVVSEIRRLDLEPYLGLHYPATDIPQAARFLFKQNRVRMICDCHGNAVRVIQNEELKQPLCLVNSTLRAPHGCHTQYMANMGSIASLVMAVIINGHGSSKLWGLVVCHHTSRRYVPFPLRYACEFLMQAFGLQLYMELQLASQLMEKKILRTQTLLCDLLLRDAPFGIVTQSPSIMDLVKCDGAALYYGGSCWLLGITPTETQVKDITEWLLANHGDSTGLSTDSLADAGYPGATLLGDAVCGMATARITSKDFLFWFRSHTAKEVKWGGAKDHPEDKDDAGRMHPRSSFKAFLEVVKSRSLAWEISEINAIHSLQVIMRDSFQEMEDSGSRIMDYSQKNALEMQKVTYLSSVACEMVKLIETATVPIFGVDLYGLINGWNAKVEELTGLQASEAMGKCLVKEIVHEDSRNAIENLVSRASQGEEDKSIELKLRNFSPHLQDSVVYILVNACTSRDCENNVIGVCFVGQDITSEKVVADKFIHLQGDYKAIIQSLSPLIPPIFASDENACCSEWNVAIEKITGWTREEVIGKTLPGEIFGGLCRLKGRDTLTKFMILLYGGISGQDTEKFPFGFFDRNGCYLEVFLTTSKRTDVKGNVIGCFCFLQIVGPDMQQTLEGQRLDDRDYLSKIKELAYIRQEMKNPLNGLRFTRELLETRAVSDNQKQFLETSHACERQIMTIIEELDLGRIEEGNWDLNMGEFCMGNILDAIVSQVMILMREKNLQLYHEIPGEIKMLSLYGDQIKLQLILSDFLLNIVDHAPSPGGWVEIKISPGLKLIQDGNEFICLQFRMTHPGQGIPSAVIQEMLEGGNQWTTQEGLGLSLSRKLLNRMNGHVHYVREQSKCYFQVDLQLKMRKGSKKVLQEDPSRMT from the exons ATGAGACCCATCGGCGAAAACAAAGGCAAAGCAGCCGCCATTGGCCAGTATATTGCAGATGCAGGGATTCTTGCCGAGTTTGAGCAGTCTGGGGACTCTGGTAAGCCTTTTGACTACTCAAGATCGGTTTTTTATTCTTCACAAACTGTACCTGAAGAGCAAATCACTGCTTATCTTTCAAAAATTCAAAGGGGTGGCTTAATTCAGTCCTTTGGTTGTATGATTGCAATCGAAGAACCAACTTTTAAGGTAATTGCTTACAGTGAGAACTGCTCTGAATTGCTGGGTTTTGAGCCTAAAGAGTTTAAGGGTCTTATTGGAATTGATGCTAGAACCCTTTTTACACCTTCTTCTGGGGCTTCGTTAACGCAAGCTGCTGCTTCTAgggaggtttctttgttaaacCCAATTTGTGTCTATTCCAGGAGCAGACAGAAGCCATTTTATGCTATCCTACATAGGATTGATATGGGAATTGTGATTGATGTGGAGCCTGCCCCATCTGGTGATCCTGCATTGTCACATGCTGATGCTGTGCAGTCTCAGAAACTTGCTGTTAGGGCAATTTCTAGGCTGCAGTCACTCCCTGGGGGTGACATAGATGTGTTGTGTGATAAAGTTGTGGAGGAAGTTCAAGAACTTACTGGGTATGATAGGGTTATGATGTATAAGTTCCATGatgatgagcatggtgaagTTGTGTCAGAAATTAGAAGGCTTGATCTAGAACCTTACTTGGGGTTACATTATCCTGCAACAGACATCCCTCAAGCTGCGCGTTTCTTGTTCAAGCAGAATCGTGTCCGCATGATATGTGATTGCCATGGAAATGCAGTTAGAGTTATCCAAAATGAGGAATTGAAGCAACCACTTTGTTTGGTCAATTCAACCCTACGGGCGCCCCATGGATGCCACACACAGTACATGGCAAATATGGGCTCTATTGCTTCATTGGTGATGGCAGTTATTATAAACGGCCATGGGTCATCAAAGCTTTGGGGTTTGGTAGTATGCCACCACACATCTCGGCGATATGTCCCCTTCCCCCTTCGCTATGCTTGTGAATTTCTCATGCAGGCTTTTGGTTTGCAGCTTTACATGGAGCTCCAATTGGCCTCACAGCTGATGGAGAAGAAAATCCTCAGGACACAAACTTTATTGTGTGACCTGCTTCTACGAGATGCCCCATTTGGTATTGTTACTCAGTCCCCTAGCATTATGGATCTTGTGAAGTGTGATGGGGCCGCACTCTACTATGGTGGGAGTTGTTGGCTGCTGGGCATTACCCCAACTGAGACACAGGTTAAGGATATTACAGAATGGCTGCTTGCTAATCATGGGGACTCCACAGGTTTGAGTACTGATAGTTTGGCAGATGCTGGTTACCCAGGTGCCACTCTACTAGGTGATGCAGTTTGTGGTATGGCTACTGCTAGAATCACTTCAAAGGATTTCTTGTTCTGGTTCAGATCTCACACTGCAAAAGAGGTCAAATGGGGAGGGGCTAAGGATCATCCTGAGGACAAGGATGATGCTGGAAGAATGCACCCTAGATCATCATTCAAGGCTTTTCTTGAAGTGGTTAAGAGTAGAAGTTTGGCTTGGGAGATCTCAGAAATTAATGCGATTCACTCTTTGCAGGTTATAATGAGAGATTCATTTCAGGAAATGGAGGACAGTGGTTCCAGAATAATGGATTATTCTCAGAAAAATGCTTTAGAGATGCAGAAAGTTACTTATCTCAGTTCAGTGGCATGTGAAATGGTTAAACTGATCGAGACTGCAACTGTTCCAATTTTTGGGGTTGATTTGTATGGTCTTATCAATGGATGGAATGCCAAAGTTGAAGAACTGACGGGACTGCAAGCTAGTGAAGCAATGGGGAAGTGCCTGGTCAAGGAAATTGTTCATGAGGACTCACGCAATGCCATTGAAAATCTTGTATCCAGAGCTTCTCAAG GGGAGGAGGACAAAAGTATCGAGCTTAAGCTGAGAAATTTCTCGCCTCACCTGCAAGACTCGGTTGTATATATTCTAGTGAATGCCTGCACTAGTAGGGACTGTGAAAACAATGTTATTGGGGTTTGCTTTGTGGGTCAGGACATCACATCTGAGAAAGTTGTTGCGGATAAGTTTATCCACTTGCAAGGGGATTACAAAGCTATTATACAGAGTCTTAGTCCATTAATTCCACCAATATTTGCTTCTGATGAGAATGCCTGCTGTTCTGAATGGAATGTGGCAATTGAAAAGATCACAGGTTGGACAAGAGAGGAGGTGATAGGCAAAACACTTCCTGGGGAAATTTTTGGAGGTTTATGTCGTTTGAAAGGTCGAGACACCCTAACAAAATTTATGATTCTTTTATACGGAGGAATTAGCGGTCAAGATACTGAGAAGTTTCCGTTTGGCTTTTTTGATAGAAACGGTTGTTATTTGGAGGTGTTCTTAACTACAAGCAAAAGGACTGATGTGAAGGGCAATGTCATTGGGTGTTTCTGCTTCTTGCAAATTGTTGGGCCTGATATGCAGCAGACCTTAGAAGGACAGAGGCTAGACGACAGAGACTATCTTTCAAAAATTAAGGAGTTGGCTTACATTCGACAAGAGATGAAAAATCCTTTGAATGGTCTTCGGTTTACTCGTGAGCTCTTAGAAACTAGAGCTGTATCAGACAATCAGAAGCAGTTTCTAGAGACTAGTCATGCATGTGAAAGACAGATCATGACAATTATCGAGGAGCTAGATTTAGGAAGAATAGAGGAAGG CAATTGGGATCTTAACATGGGTGAATTTTGCATGGGAAATATCTTGGATGCTATTGTCAGTCAAGTCATGATCTTGATGAGGGAAAAGAACTTACAGCTTTATCATGAGATCCCAGGGGAAATCAAAATGCTATCTTTATATGGTGATCAAATTAAGCTTCAGCTAATATTGTCAGATTTCTTGCTTAACATAGTGGATCATGCACCTTCTCCCGGTGGCTGGGTTGAAATCAAGATTTCACCGGGTCTGAAGCTGATACAGGATGGGAATGAATTCATTTGCTTGCAGTTCAG AATGACTCACCCTGGTCAAGGCATTCCTTCAGCTGTTATCCAAGAAATGCTCGAAGGAGGAAACCAATGGACTACACAGGAAGGACTAGGGCTAAGCCTATCCCGCAAACTGTTGAATAGGATGAATGGCCATGTACACTATGTAAGAGAGCAGAGTAAATGTTACTTTCAAGTTGACCTTCAACTCAAAATGAGGAAAGGAAGTAAAAAGGTCCTACAAGAAGATCCAAGCAGAAtgacctaa